Proteins encoded together in one Pantoea sp. CCBC3-3-1 window:
- a CDS encoding PTS mannitol transporter subunit IICBA, protein MSSSDIKIKVQNFGRFLSNMVMPNIGAFIAWGIITALFIPTGWLPNETMAKLVGPMITYLLPLLIGYTGGRLVGGDRGGVVGAITTMGVIVGADMPMFLGAMIVGPLGGWAIKKFDKVVDGKIKSGFEMLVNNFSAGIIGMLLAIFAFLGIGPLVEVLSHILAAGVNLMVQHNLLPLTSIFVEPAKILFLNNAINHGIFSPLGIQQASEAGKSIFFLIEANPGPGMGVLMAYMFFGRGNAKQSAGGAAIIHFLGGIHEIYFPYVLMNPRLIIAVILGGMTGVFTLTLLNGGLVSPASPGSILAVLAMTPKGAYFANIAAIVAAFAVSFVVSAILLKTSKVKEDEDIEAAARRVNEMKAQSKGQSSAPANLAGGDRGDLSHVRKIIVACDAGMGSSAMGAGVLRKKVNDAGLTNISVSNTAINNLPGDVDLVITHRDLTERAMRQAPHAQHISLTNFLDSGLYTDLTSRLVEANRSAGNREKVTAALSDSYDDSQEHLFKLSAANIFLGNHATHKEQAIRFAGEQLVKGGYVEPEYVQAMLDREKLTPTYLGESIAVPHGTIEAKDRVLKTGIVFCQYPEGVRFGEDEDDVARLVIGIAARNNEHIQVITSLTNALDDDSVIARLTTTTDVQEVLDLLSGKQPA, encoded by the coding sequence ATGTCCTCATCAGATATCAAGATCAAAGTACAGAACTTTGGTCGCTTTCTGAGCAACATGGTCATGCCTAACATTGGCGCGTTTATCGCCTGGGGTATTATCACCGCGCTGTTTATTCCTACTGGCTGGCTGCCAAACGAAACCATGGCGAAGCTGGTCGGCCCAATGATCACTTATCTGCTGCCGCTGCTGATTGGCTATACCGGTGGACGTCTGGTGGGTGGCGATCGCGGCGGCGTGGTCGGTGCCATCACGACCATGGGCGTGATTGTCGGTGCAGATATGCCGATGTTTCTGGGTGCAATGATTGTTGGCCCGTTGGGCGGCTGGGCAATCAAGAAATTCGACAAAGTCGTTGATGGTAAAATCAAAAGCGGCTTTGAAATGCTGGTTAACAACTTCTCGGCCGGTATCATCGGCATGCTGTTGGCCATCTTCGCTTTCCTGGGCATAGGACCGCTGGTGGAAGTGCTGTCGCACATTCTTGCGGCAGGCGTAAACCTGATGGTGCAGCATAACCTGCTGCCGCTGACCTCAATCTTTGTTGAACCCGCGAAAATCCTGTTCCTGAATAATGCTATCAACCACGGCATCTTCTCGCCGCTGGGTATCCAGCAGGCCAGCGAAGCCGGTAAATCGATCTTCTTCCTGATTGAAGCCAACCCGGGTCCAGGCATGGGCGTATTAATGGCCTATATGTTCTTTGGACGTGGCAATGCTAAGCAATCCGCTGGCGGCGCGGCTATCATCCATTTCCTCGGCGGGATCCATGAAATTTATTTCCCGTACGTGTTGATGAATCCGCGTCTGATTATCGCTGTCATCCTGGGCGGTATGACCGGCGTGTTCACCCTGACACTCCTGAACGGTGGTCTGGTTTCCCCTGCTTCGCCGGGCTCCATTCTTGCCGTGCTGGCTATGACGCCAAAAGGCGCTTACTTCGCCAATATTGCAGCGATTGTCGCCGCTTTCGCGGTATCTTTCGTCGTTTCTGCCATCCTGCTGAAAACCAGCAAGGTGAAAGAAGACGAGGATATTGAAGCCGCTGCACGCCGCGTTAACGAGATGAAAGCACAGTCCAAAGGCCAGAGCAGCGCGCCTGCAAATTTAGCCGGCGGCGATCGCGGCGATTTGAGTCACGTACGTAAAATTATTGTGGCGTGTGATGCCGGAATGGGCTCCAGCGCAATGGGTGCTGGCGTACTGCGCAAAAAAGTGAACGATGCCGGCCTGACAAATATCTCCGTCTCCAATACGGCGATCAATAATCTGCCAGGGGATGTAGATCTGGTCATTACCCATCGCGATCTCACGGAACGAGCGATGCGCCAGGCGCCTCACGCGCAGCATATCTCGCTGACTAACTTCCTCGACAGCGGCCTCTATACCGACCTTACCTCGCGACTGGTTGAAGCAAACCGTAGCGCGGGCAATCGTGAAAAAGTGACGGCGGCCCTGAGCGACAGTTACGATGACAGTCAGGAACATCTGTTCAAACTGAGTGCTGCCAACATCTTCCTCGGCAACCATGCAACCCACAAAGAGCAGGCCATTCGTTTCGCTGGCGAGCAGTTGGTGAAAGGCGGTTATGTCGAGCCAGAATACGTTCAGGCAATGCTTGATCGGGAAAAACTGACGCCGACTTACCTGGGCGAATCCATTGCCGTGCCGCATGGCACCATTGAAGCGAAAGATCGCGTACTGAAGACCGGTATTGTGTTCTGTCAGTATCCGGAAGGCGTTCGCTTTGGTGAAGACGAAGACGATGTTGCCCGCCTGGTCATTGGTATCGCCGCTCGTAATAATGAGCACATTCAAGTAATTACCAGCCTGACCAACGCGCTCGACGATGACAGCGTGATTGCCAGACTGACCACCACCACTGACGTGCAGGAAGTGTTGGATCTGCTGTCGGGTAAACAACCCGCGTAA
- a CDS encoding sugar ABC transporter substrate-binding protein → MKKLTTSLLAISLLTGVPAFAETTADVPAAIAKHDGPIRIAVIRNLGSDDNTTQFVAGAIQQGRKLGFKVSTFLSNGDDARFQDFVNQAISQKYDGIVLSHGKDPYSTALVKRIADAGIKVSVFDTPVNQPVEGVTVTAQDDASLAQLSLDQLIKDSNGKANIVKLWVAGFPAMERRQVVYEKVLKANPGIHQLESIGAVSSDVQGDTANKIGAILAKYPKGKIDAIWGSWDAFAQGAYKALQENGRTEIKLYSIDVSNQDLQLMHQQNSPWKQTVAVDSKLIGAINMRLVANKIAGVTTPATYQFKAAAISQAQLNTQTSAVNVATLNKIIPGWGESTDFVAPWFATLEAKYAKK, encoded by the coding sequence ATGAAAAAACTAACAACATCGCTGCTGGCTATCAGCCTGCTGACTGGCGTGCCGGCTTTCGCAGAGACGACAGCTGACGTGCCTGCTGCTATTGCCAAACACGACGGCCCAATACGCATCGCGGTTATTCGTAACCTGGGCTCAGATGACAACACGACGCAGTTTGTCGCCGGGGCTATTCAACAAGGCCGCAAGCTGGGCTTTAAGGTCAGCACTTTCCTGAGCAACGGCGATGATGCCCGTTTTCAGGACTTCGTTAACCAGGCCATCAGCCAAAAATATGACGGCATCGTGCTGTCACACGGTAAAGATCCTTACTCCACCGCGCTGGTGAAGCGTATTGCCGATGCGGGTATCAAAGTGTCGGTATTCGATACGCCGGTAAATCAGCCGGTTGAGGGTGTCACCGTCACCGCGCAGGATGACGCGTCTCTGGCTCAGCTTTCTCTGGATCAGTTAATCAAGGACAGCAACGGTAAAGCGAATATCGTTAAGCTGTGGGTTGCTGGCTTCCCGGCGATGGAACGTCGTCAGGTTGTTTACGAAAAAGTGTTGAAAGCGAATCCAGGGATCCATCAGCTGGAATCTATTGGCGCGGTATCTTCCGATGTTCAGGGTGATACAGCCAATAAAATCGGCGCCATTCTTGCCAAATACCCAAAAGGCAAAATCGATGCGATTTGGGGATCGTGGGATGCTTTCGCGCAGGGAGCGTATAAAGCGTTACAGGAGAATGGCCGTACCGAGATCAAGCTTTACAGCATTGATGTTTCCAATCAGGATCTGCAACTGATGCATCAGCAAAACAGCCCATGGAAGCAGACGGTGGCGGTAGACAGTAAGCTGATTGGCGCCATCAACATGCGTTTGGTGGCGAATAAAATCGCCGGGGTCACCACGCCAGCGACTTACCAGTTCAAAGCTGCCGCTATCTCTCAGGCGCAGCTAAACACCCAAACATCGGCTGTGAACGTCGCGACGCTGAATAAAATTATCCCGGGTTGGGGCGAGTCGACGGATTTTGTCGCGCCCTGGTTTGCTACTTTGGAAGCAAAATACGCGAAAAAATAA
- the sodA gene encoding superoxide dismutase [Mn], protein MSYSLPSLPYAYDALEPHFDKQTMEIHHTKHHQTYVNNANAALEGTEFASLPVEELITKLDQVPADKKTVLRNNAGGHANHSFFWKGLKTGTTLSGDLKAAIEKDFGSVDAFKAEFEKAAATRFGSGWAWLVKKGDKLAVVSTANQDSPLMGEAISGASGTPIVGLDVWEHAYYLKYQNKRPDYIKAFWEVVNWDEAAARFSAAK, encoded by the coding sequence ATGAGTTATTCACTGCCATCCTTGCCTTACGCATACGACGCACTGGAACCGCATTTCGACAAGCAGACGATGGAAATCCATCACACCAAACACCACCAGACCTACGTTAACAACGCTAACGCCGCGCTGGAAGGTACCGAATTTGCAAGCCTGCCAGTTGAAGAGCTGATCACCAAACTGGATCAGGTTCCTGCTGATAAAAAAACCGTGCTGCGTAACAACGCGGGCGGCCACGCTAACCACAGCTTCTTCTGGAAAGGCCTGAAAACCGGCACCACGCTGAGCGGCGATCTGAAAGCGGCTATCGAGAAAGATTTTGGTAGCGTTGATGCTTTCAAAGCTGAATTCGAAAAAGCAGCCGCAACCCGTTTCGGTTCAGGCTGGGCGTGGCTGGTTAAAAAAGGCGACAAGCTGGCGGTAGTCTCTACTGCAAACCAGGACAGCCCGCTGATGGGTGAAGCAATTTCTGGCGCATCCGGCACCCCAATCGTGGGTCTGGACGTGTGGGAACATGCTTACTACCTGAAATATCAGAACAAACGCCCTGACTACATCAAAGCGTTCTGGGAAGTGGTTAACTGGGACGAAGCAGCAGCCCGTTTCTCTGCTGCAAAATAA
- a CDS encoding MltR family transcriptional regulator, with product MNSEDAALPCPSRRSPTGHINMQATMEKPQAFENRVLERLNAGHTVRSFLMAAVDLLSEAVNSLVLQVFRKDDYAVKYAVEPLLLGNGPLGELSVRLKLIYGLGVISRNEYEDAELLMALREALNDDGSEYRFTDDELLGPFAELHCVAALPPPPDLTDMDTELRVMLQQRYQQVVRSTLVLSLTDLISRIRIRQAFKK from the coding sequence ATGAACAGCGAGGACGCGGCGTTGCCGTGTCCTTCAAGGCGGAGCCCGACAGGGCATATTAATATGCAGGCAACAATGGAAAAACCCCAGGCTTTTGAAAATCGGGTGCTGGAGCGCCTGAACGCCGGACACACGGTCAGAAGCTTTTTAATGGCGGCCGTCGATCTCCTGAGCGAAGCGGTCAACAGCCTGGTGCTTCAGGTCTTTCGCAAAGATGATTACGCAGTGAAGTATGCCGTTGAGCCTTTGCTGCTGGGTAATGGCCCGCTGGGTGAACTGTCGGTCAGGCTGAAGCTGATCTATGGCCTTGGGGTGATCAGTCGAAATGAATATGAAGATGCTGAATTATTGATGGCGCTGCGTGAGGCGCTAAATGATGACGGCAGCGAATACCGCTTTACGGATGATGAACTGCTGGGACCGTTCGCCGAGCTGCACTGCGTGGCTGCCCTTCCGCCACCGCCGGATTTGACGGATATGGATACTGAGCTGCGCGTCATGCTGCAACAGCGTTATCAACAGGTGGTTCGTTCTACCCTGGTGCTCTCCTTAACCGACCTGATCTCCCGCATCCGCATCCGGCAGGCATTCAAAAAATAG
- a CDS encoding sugar ABC transporter ATP-binding protein: protein MTAVNRLEMRQISIAFGGFTALNKVDFSLTGHSVHALTGANGAGKSTLMAVLSGAHSHYSGEILLDGQPVSIRSPRDAKQLGIHLVQQEVDAALVPTLSVAENIMLDRLAEGGQIYHWGEIRRQARTLLAQLDVDMDVNRRIDRCTLAEKQQILLARALSHHCRFLILDEPTAPLDQHESERLFAVVRRLQSSGIGVVFISHRIHELRAICDWLTVLRDGNLVESCPMAELSGEQIVEKMLGHPLQDIYPPRRPPFSHETLLSIEGLHDDALLHNISLRLRKGEILGIAGLAGAGKSELCKALFGASNSRITAGELHGKPWKPSSPHAAVTQRMALIPEERRKEGIFIDEPVAMNLSVSADNSFSRWGLFGHREAWRWAEEIIQKLGIRTTGPQQTLRRLSGGNQQKVAIGKWLRNDADVLIFDEPTKGVDVKAKTDLFALIDGLARQGKGVIYASGEFAELVGLCDRICVLWDGRIVAEMAADSVDEETLLLYSTGGAPV, encoded by the coding sequence ATGACAGCGGTTAATCGCCTTGAGATGCGGCAAATCTCTATCGCCTTTGGCGGCTTCACCGCGCTTAATAAGGTTGATTTCAGCCTTACTGGTCATTCCGTTCACGCGCTGACCGGCGCCAACGGCGCGGGAAAATCGACGTTGATGGCAGTATTGTCAGGTGCCCACAGCCACTACAGCGGCGAGATCCTGCTTGATGGCCAGCCCGTGTCGATTCGCTCTCCCCGGGATGCAAAGCAGTTAGGGATTCATCTTGTCCAGCAAGAAGTGGATGCGGCATTGGTTCCGACGCTAAGCGTGGCGGAAAATATCATGCTGGATCGGCTGGCTGAGGGCGGGCAAATTTATCACTGGGGTGAAATTCGTCGTCAGGCTCGCACACTGCTGGCGCAGCTGGATGTCGATATGGATGTTAATCGCCGCATCGATCGCTGCACGTTAGCGGAAAAACAGCAAATTTTGCTGGCCCGTGCGCTCTCCCATCACTGCCGCTTTTTGATTCTGGATGAGCCAACCGCGCCGCTGGATCAGCACGAAAGCGAGCGCTTATTTGCCGTAGTGCGCCGTTTGCAAAGCAGCGGTATCGGCGTGGTATTTATTTCCCACCGTATTCATGAACTCCGCGCAATTTGCGATTGGCTGACGGTGCTGCGCGACGGCAACCTGGTTGAAAGCTGCCCGATGGCAGAGCTCAGTGGCGAACAGATTGTTGAAAAAATGCTGGGTCACCCGTTGCAGGACATCTATCCGCCACGTCGCCCACCGTTTAGCCATGAAACACTGCTCAGTATTGAAGGGCTGCATGATGATGCACTTTTACACAACATCTCGCTGAGGCTGCGCAAAGGCGAAATCCTCGGCATTGCCGGGCTGGCTGGTGCGGGAAAAAGCGAACTCTGCAAGGCGCTGTTTGGTGCCAGTAACAGCCGCATTACTGCGGGCGAGCTGCACGGTAAACCGTGGAAACCTTCTTCACCTCATGCCGCAGTAACTCAACGTATGGCACTTATCCCGGAAGAGCGCCGCAAAGAAGGTATCTTTATCGACGAACCGGTGGCGATGAACCTCAGCGTCAGTGCCGACAACAGCTTTTCTCGCTGGGGCTTGTTTGGCCATCGCGAAGCCTGGCGCTGGGCCGAAGAGATTATTCAAAAGTTGGGGATCCGTACGACAGGGCCACAGCAAACGTTGCGTCGCCTGTCGGGTGGCAATCAGCAAAAAGTGGCAATCGGTAAATGGCTGCGCAATGACGCAGACGTGCTGATTTTTGACGAGCCTACCAAAGGCGTGGATGTGAAAGCTAAAACCGACCTTTTTGCTCTGATTGACGGCTTAGCCCGGCAGGGGAAAGGGGTGATTTACGCCTCCGGCGAGTTTGCCGAACTGGTGGGGCTGTGCGATCGCATTTGCGTGCTCTGGGATGGTCGCATCGTGGCTGAAATGGCCGCAGATAGCGTAGATGAAGAAACGCTTTTACTTTATTCCACCGGAGGAGCACCTGTTTGA
- a CDS encoding YibL family ribosome-associated protein codes for MKEQVQAEIRSLSDKLDALTRKEPLLLESGEAEKLGELLKEKEKLVIELERLRNVREEKLSKEAQKLKQLPFSRPITKKEQANLGALKKSVRGIVVVHPMTALGREMGLKEMTGFAKNAF; via the coding sequence ATGAAAGAACAAGTTCAGGCAGAAATTAGATCACTCAGCGACAAGCTGGATGCCCTGACGCGCAAAGAGCCGCTGCTGCTGGAATCCGGCGAAGCCGAAAAACTGGGCGAGCTGTTAAAAGAAAAAGAAAAGCTGGTGATTGAGCTGGAGCGTCTGCGCAATGTTCGCGAAGAGAAGCTGAGCAAAGAAGCGCAAAAGCTGAAGCAGTTGCCGTTCAGCCGCCCTATCACCAAAAAAGAACAGGCTAACCTCGGCGCACTGAAGAAAAGCGTGCGCGGTATTGTGGTTGTTCACCCCATGACCGCGCTGGGCCGGGAAATGGGTTTGAAAGAGATGACCGGCTTCGCGAAAAACGCGTTCTGA
- the mtlD gene encoding mannitol-1-phosphate 5-dehydrogenase yields the protein MKALHFGAGNIGRGFIGKLLADAGIQLTFADVNQVVLDALNSRHEYPVHVVGEQAQVDIVRGVNAVNSTSDDIIPLIAEVDLVTTAVGPQILERIAGSIAKGLIQRHDSGNTRPLNIIACENMVRGTTQLKGHVLKALPQQYHAWTEANVGFVDSAVDRIVPPSEAGTTDPLEVTVETFSEWIVDQTQFKGELPAIPGMELTDNLMAFVERKLFTLNTGHAITAYLGQRAGHQTIRDAILDEKVRAVVQGAMEESGAVLIKRYGFEADKHAAYIQKILGRFENPYLKDDVERVGRQPLRKLSAGDRLIKPTLGTLEYNLPNSHLVTGIAAAMHYHSEQDPQAQELAEMLFRLGPQATLAQISGLDANSDLVAAVVKAWNAA from the coding sequence ATGAAAGCTCTCCATTTTGGTGCCGGTAATATTGGCCGCGGTTTTATTGGTAAATTACTGGCGGACGCCGGCATCCAGCTGACGTTTGCTGATGTTAATCAGGTAGTTTTGGATGCGCTAAACAGCCGCCATGAATATCCGGTACACGTGGTTGGCGAGCAGGCTCAGGTGGATATTGTCAGAGGGGTCAACGCCGTCAACAGCACCAGCGACGACATCATTCCGCTGATTGCAGAAGTGGATCTGGTGACTACAGCAGTGGGTCCGCAGATCCTTGAACGTATTGCCGGTAGCATTGCAAAAGGTCTGATCCAGCGCCACGACAGCGGCAACACGCGTCCGCTTAATATTATCGCCTGTGAAAATATGGTACGCGGCACCACACAGTTGAAAGGCCACGTGCTGAAAGCGCTGCCGCAGCAGTATCACGCCTGGACCGAAGCCAATGTCGGCTTTGTTGATTCCGCTGTCGATCGCATTGTGCCGCCATCCGAAGCCGGAACAACCGATCCGCTGGAAGTGACGGTAGAAACCTTCAGTGAGTGGATCGTTGATCAAACCCAGTTTAAAGGTGAGTTACCTGCTATTCCGGGAATGGAACTGACCGACAATCTGATGGCCTTTGTTGAACGTAAGCTGTTTACGCTGAATACCGGCCACGCCATTACCGCTTACCTGGGTCAGCGTGCCGGACACCAAACGATTCGGGATGCGATTCTGGATGAAAAAGTCCGTGCAGTTGTGCAAGGCGCAATGGAAGAGAGCGGTGCGGTGCTGATCAAACGCTACGGTTTTGAGGCGGACAAACACGCTGCTTATATCCAGAAAATTCTCGGTCGTTTCGAAAATCCTTACCTGAAAGATGATGTTGAGCGGGTTGGCCGTCAGCCGCTGCGTAAGCTAAGCGCGGGCGACCGTTTGATTAAGCCAACCCTGGGCACGCTGGAATATAATTTGCCGAATAGCCATCTGGTGACGGGTATTGCCGCAGCGATGCATTATCATAGCGAGCAGGATCCTCAGGCGCAGGAGCTGGCTGAAATGCTGTTCCGCCTGGGGCCGCAGGCTACGCTGGCGCAGATTTCCGGTCTTGATGCCAACAGCGATTTGGTTGCCGCAGTCGTGAAAGCCTGGAATGCGGCCTGA
- a CDS encoding autotransporter outer membrane beta-barrel domain-containing protein: protein MKTTRSSLSVVVVLLLLLLNPDVSQAFTETVAAGTTVNDETIESDDNAVSTQQVYGTATNTIINTNGQQVINPGGTTNGTQVNSGGTLTNNGGEDNNTLLSSGSTMVLQGSADGSSIAVSHYAVIESGTSVDINAYAEANHWTINKINDDYVYLRAETSLMNDSVINGGKLWIEKGTLTNTTVNGGRFVNVAGTDYNTVVNGGVYFLGGASVASSYNLTINSDAYGNLNSGTVTDAIINGSLIVAPNFVEPSILSSLRGNIAVNNGGKLMIITGSDTGLADYIVSGTGDIRLSTNSNVLSTYFFSLGNVVLDGGSVTYDRMGYSIATLSSLSGTGSLYMSTSLASNVGDYLDVTGNASGSFKVYISDTGVSPDKDDSLKLIQTGGGDATFTLANTGHVVDLGTYQYYLVANGDDSWSLTPLSPPTEEEVAPLPDTDEASQETPEPEADNAEGSAEETDTADDTAADSDTPAEDAVDVPAGDTSSDNPPRSITPSTAAVLAVATADPLIFQQELETIHGRLAEKSPLAHDSGVWGTVRNNRLSVSDKAGADYWMSTNAITLGADRTEQSGEGLLTQGVFVSHSHSDMHFRGKGIGDADIDAYAGGIYVAYQHDSGYWLDGILKLDRFRHDIDARMTSGSAAKGHFSTTGVGAALKSGHDFHPGNAIVTPYLSLTGITVSSASLALTNGMKARIGSQKSLIAAAGITTAYPVQIGEAIVHPYAGARIERETLKNNRVWVNGDRFTNDLSGTRGVYHAGVRSQLSSTLAMHVNAGYMQGSHIESPWSGEVGVSWQF, encoded by the coding sequence ATGAAAACGACAAGGTCGAGCCTTTCTGTTGTCGTCGTTTTACTTCTCCTTTTGCTAAATCCAGACGTGTCCCAGGCCTTTACGGAAACCGTTGCTGCGGGTACGACGGTGAATGACGAAACGATTGAAAGTGATGATAACGCTGTCAGTACGCAGCAGGTTTATGGTACTGCAACAAACACCATAATCAATACCAATGGGCAGCAGGTTATCAATCCGGGTGGAACCACGAACGGCACGCAGGTTAACAGCGGTGGCACATTAACCAATAATGGCGGAGAGGATAACAATACGCTTCTCAGTTCAGGCAGCACCATGGTGCTACAAGGCAGCGCAGATGGCAGTTCCATTGCCGTTTCTCATTATGCGGTTATTGAAAGCGGAACGTCAGTTGACATTAATGCGTATGCTGAGGCTAATCACTGGACTATTAATAAAATTAATGATGACTATGTTTATCTGCGGGCAGAGACCTCCCTAATGAATGACAGCGTTATCAACGGTGGCAAGTTGTGGATTGAAAAAGGGACGTTAACAAATACGACGGTTAATGGGGGTCGGTTTGTTAATGTTGCGGGTACGGATTACAACACGGTTGTTAACGGCGGGGTATACTTTCTTGGCGGCGCCAGCGTTGCGTCATCCTACAATTTGACAATCAACAGCGACGCTTACGGTAATCTTAATTCCGGCACCGTAACCGATGCCATTATTAACGGTTCACTTATCGTCGCGCCAAATTTTGTTGAGCCCAGTATCTTGTCCTCGCTGCGGGGAAATATCGCTGTTAATAATGGCGGTAAGCTGATGATAATAACCGGTTCAGATACAGGGCTGGCTGATTATATCGTTTCTGGAACCGGAGACATTAGGCTTTCAACTAATTCTAATGTTTTAAGCACATATTTCTTTTCTTTAGGCAACGTTGTTCTGGACGGCGGTTCCGTGACATATGACAGGATGGGGTATTCCATCGCAACGCTCAGCAGCCTGTCGGGTACGGGGTCGTTGTACATGTCTACCAGCCTCGCCAGCAACGTGGGTGATTACCTGGACGTTACTGGAAATGCCAGCGGTAGCTTCAAAGTTTATATATCGGACACCGGGGTCAGTCCTGATAAGGACGATAGCCTGAAACTGATCCAAACGGGCGGCGGCGATGCGACCTTCACGCTTGCCAATACCGGCCACGTGGTAGATCTGGGAACTTATCAGTATTATCTGGTGGCAAACGGTGACGACAGCTGGTCGCTAACGCCACTAAGCCCACCCACAGAGGAAGAAGTTGCTCCTCTTCCTGACACCGATGAGGCTTCGCAAGAGACCCCGGAACCCGAAGCGGATAACGCAGAAGGTTCAGCAGAAGAGACGGATACTGCTGATGACACGGCGGCTGATTCGGATACGCCGGCTGAAGACGCAGTTGATGTCCCGGCTGGCGATACCTCCTCCGACAATCCACCGCGTTCGATTACGCCATCAACAGCGGCTGTGTTAGCCGTGGCAACGGCCGATCCGCTGATTTTCCAGCAGGAGCTGGAGACAATCCATGGCCGCCTGGCCGAAAAATCTCCGCTGGCGCATGATTCTGGCGTCTGGGGTACAGTGCGTAACAACAGACTGAGCGTCAGTGATAAAGCGGGTGCGGACTACTGGATGAGCACCAATGCGATTACGCTCGGTGCCGATCGTACCGAGCAGAGCGGCGAAGGTTTACTGACGCAGGGGGTGTTTGTCAGTCACAGTCACAGCGACATGCATTTTCGCGGTAAGGGGATTGGGGATGCCGACATTGATGCTTACGCTGGCGGAATCTATGTGGCATATCAACATGATTCCGGCTACTGGCTGGACGGCATACTGAAACTCGATCGCTTCAGGCATGATATTGATGCCCGCATGACCAGCGGTTCCGCGGCAAAAGGGCATTTCAGCACAACCGGCGTTGGTGCCGCGCTGAAAAGCGGGCACGATTTCCATCCGGGTAACGCCATCGTGACGCCTTATCTCTCGCTTACGGGCATCACAGTAAGCAGCGCCAGTCTTGCGTTAACTAACGGTATGAAAGCGCGTATTGGCTCGCAAAAATCGCTGATTGCGGCGGCCGGCATCACCACGGCTTATCCGGTGCAGATCGGCGAGGCAATCGTGCATCCTTACGCCGGAGCAAGGATTGAACGGGAAACGCTAAAAAACAATCGGGTATGGGTGAATGGCGATCGTTTTACTAACGATCTGAGCGGGACGCGAGGCGTTTATCATGCAGGCGTACGTTCGCAGCTATCGTCAACGCTGGCGATGCATGTCAACGCGGGCTATATGCAGGGGAGCCATATCGAATCGCCGTGGAGTGGAGAAGTGGGCGTAAGCTGGCAGTTCTGA
- a CDS encoding ABC transporter permease encodes MSSKEISLKATPRHHLYDFLYKWGMLLTVVVLIAAFGLASDSFLEPTNIINILRAIAIVTVIAVGVSISLTIGGFDLSVGSTASLANSLVISLFVWYGFGPTQAIALTLLLCTLVGLFNAFLIVILRIPDMLATLASLFIVQGVAMTYSFGGSITENMVMPSGDMAEGTIPAGFSLLGQVPTIVIIMLVVTVVAQLGLSLTKHGRRMYAIGGNPEAARLSGIRTNRYRVLAYVLASLLAGLGGILLASRIGSSQVNAGSGYLMDAVAAAWIGLSLGGSGKPNALGTLLGAVILGVLQNGLVMISVPYYAMDIIKGLVLAVALAITYIQRR; translated from the coding sequence TTGAGCAGCAAAGAAATTTCCCTGAAGGCGACACCACGCCACCATCTGTACGACTTTCTCTATAAATGGGGGATGCTGCTGACCGTAGTGGTACTGATCGCCGCATTCGGTCTGGCTTCTGACAGTTTCCTTGAACCAACCAATATCATCAATATCTTACGTGCTATCGCCATCGTGACGGTGATTGCGGTTGGCGTCTCAATATCGCTGACCATTGGCGGTTTTGACCTCTCCGTTGGTTCCACGGCATCGCTGGCCAATTCGCTGGTGATTTCGCTGTTCGTCTGGTACGGCTTTGGCCCAACGCAGGCAATCGCGCTGACTTTACTGTTATGTACGCTGGTTGGCTTATTTAACGCCTTCCTGATCGTCATCCTCAGAATTCCCGATATGCTGGCGACGCTAGCCAGCCTGTTTATCGTGCAGGGTGTGGCGATGACCTACAGCTTTGGCGGCTCCATCACAGAAAACATGGTGATGCCGAGTGGTGATATGGCAGAAGGAACGATCCCCGCCGGTTTTTCGCTGCTGGGTCAGGTACCGACTATCGTCATCATCATGCTGGTGGTCACCGTTGTTGCCCAACTGGGGCTGTCGCTGACCAAACATGGTCGCCGGATGTATGCCATTGGCGGCAATCCCGAGGCGGCTCGCCTTTCCGGTATTCGTACCAATCGCTATCGCGTGCTGGCTTACGTGCTGGCGTCGCTGCTGGCGGGTCTCGGCGGTATTTTGCTGGCTTCACGTATTGGCTCGTCACAGGTCAACGCGGGGAGTGGCTATCTGATGGATGCCGTAGCGGCGGCATGGATTGGCCTTTCGCTCGGCGGATCCGGAAAACCTAACGCACTGGGCACGTTATTGGGCGCGGTGATTTTGGGCGTGTTGCAGAACGGGCTGGTCATGATTTCAGTGCCTTACTATGCGATGGATATTATTAAAGGTCTGGTGCTGGCTGTGGCGCTGGCAATTACTTACATCCAGCGCCGATAA